From the genome of Rhododendron vialii isolate Sample 1 chromosome 10a, ASM3025357v1:
TCAACAAGCTAACCTTAAGGTTGTGGGTTCGAAATCTGATGACAGTTGTTTGGTGCATATAAGGTCAATTTATAGGTTGGTGCTTGATCTAACCCTCCGTGTCCCCTTAATGGGGACAAATTGGGTGAAATTCTTTCATTGGAATAAGCAAAGTAGAATGAACTCATCGACCCTCATAGATGAGGCTTTTGAAAAGAAATAGGAGTAATACTTTAATTCACTCCTTATTGGTCATGATTTGCATGTGAAGAATGGTTTGGTCAAAACAAATCAGATTGCAACTGCGGGCGGATTCATTGAAATTTGTTAGTTGCATCCCTAGAACTCTGAGTGTGGTGTTCTCCGTCATCCAGggatttgaaaggaaaagatGAAATGGCAATTGTTCTTGTCTCGCTATTATATGATGTCTGCTTTTTGTAGGGGACAcggttttcattttttggtctTCATTGCAGGTATATGGTTGGGGTAGAGGAGAACATGGGAGGCTTGGATTTGGAAATGATAAGAGCAGTATAATGGTGCCTCAGATGGTTCAACTTCTCGTAGAGGAAGATATTATTCAGGTACATATACGTTCTCTACTAGGATCAGTGAACGTGTTTGTCTTCTCCCGCATGTGATGGTACAAATGTATTGTTTAGGATGTTTTCTAATTGTGGAAAAGAATCATCGTGATTCTAGTCATGCCAATGGTGATTGAGTTGGGAATGGAGTCGTTGCTTAGATCTTAAAATTATTGCATGTGGTTTGCAGAAATTGGTTTCGCTGCGGTTTGATATGGATTTACTTTTATTTTCCCTGTtctctttttgcttttgaatATAGTTCTTGTGCCTGGTGAAGGAGTTGGGATGAACAATCAGCCCTTGTTCATGTTTTAGAACTGGCCCCCTACTCCTTGCTTCTAGGGGCACTGATCGCTCTATAGTTCACGAACTGCAGTTTTTTGGAATATCATTTTGCACAGGGCTTTCATttgaatttacttttttttgggtgagaTGCAATATCTATTAAGCTCGaacaaacaaaatccaaggCCTAAGCCATTACAAAGCCGGACCCAACTAGCTACAAAGACCTATAGGCCCTTGTTGGAGCAAATACCAAAAGAAAAGTCAAATATGGGATTCCAGATTGAGAGAATGATGTCGGAATACTAATAAGATCAGAAAGGTATTTGAAGAGTTAGAAGTACTAATGAACAGAGCAATTCACTTTGATTCAAAAATTCTAGATTCATTTTATTCTCCAGGCGCACTGCCCTTTCCCTCAGGAGCGAGCAAGACTATCTTGGTGAATCCCTTCACTCTCCAAAAAACGAGATAGATTCCACTTGACCTCcatctgcttttttttttcccgcttGAAGCTATCTCACAATTTGGATTCAACTGATTTTCCCCGTATTTTTCATTAAACTAACTCACTTATGGCAGTTTCTCCGTGGGATTGGATGAAGTACATAGAGTTGGGCCAGAATAGCCAAAGAACTAAGATAAAAAACAAATCCGGAGTCCAGACGGCTTGTGCTGGTTGGAAGTAAGAAAAGGGATTCTAGAAAGCAAAGTGAAAGGAATGGCGGAACTACCGAGCAGAgtcaaaaatacaaaacaaagaCACAGACTAAACTGAAAAAATTCTAGGGGGAATCCATTCTTAACTAGAAGGAAGTCCTATTTAACTCATTCTTACTTTTTCAGTATTAGGAAAGGATAGATGAATGTTCTTTCGGCAATTTTTGGGCCAGAGCAGAAGAAGCCTACATCCCTATTGAAAGGTGTTCGTTCCGTACCATGCTACACCAAAAGAGAACGAAACCCACTACTTTGAACATTCAATCACCTGAGTTCTTAAATTTTTCACATTTTGATGCTTATTACTGCTATTTTTATTCGTGATATAGGTGTCCTGTGGGGGTACCCATTCAGTTGCATTGACACGTGATGGCCGCATGTTTTTGGTAAGCGCTGGGACTTCATGTTTTACATTTCATGATAGCTGCAAGTTGAAATAAATAAGATGGACAGCTCACCACATGGTCACTGAAACAAAATTGTGACAATACAAGCATGGGTTCGGTACCAACAACTTTTTATCTGGACCttgctttttgtgtttttctagtAAATCTTGGTATCACCAAAGAAActcttttgcttttttcttaCGGTATTCCTAATTGACTGATAAGATTTGGTGTTGACGGTTTGGCCGAGGTGACCATGGGAGTAGTGGTCATCCCTCGGAGGTGCCCATAAACCTCCCACCACCAAAAAATCTCAGCGGGGGTGGTGAGCAGAGCTTGTTGCTTGTGGTGGCCGTCACACATTAGCAATAGTAGAATTGCATCCTGATGAATCTTAAAAGATCAAGATCAATATATTCAGAGCTTTGTATAACTGTGTCATGTTCATCGGAGAATTGAATGTCTATTGATTTTCTATTCACACATTCTACATTCTCCTGCAATTATGAAGCACAATAATTGCCGGAGAATTCTCTATTTATGCATGAAATTGTGGACACGAAAATACTGATGGAAGGGGAAAATGATTGTGACGTTTATTACCCCTTTCTAATCGCATGAATATAGTTTTCAGTCTGaatcctcctctctctctctctctctctctctctctctctctctctctctcacacacacacacacagacacacaatCATCtaatctactctctctctccccctctgttttcCACAATCGCTCCCCCGGACCCTGTGATGTTCACCTTTGAGGGTTCAATCTTCCccatcccccctctctctcgatcgaaATTCTTCAATGCTGTTGGGGTAAAGTTGAGCTTGAATCTGAACGACACACACAGTTTAGTACTAAACCGTCCGTGCTCAACCTTGCCCCAGAGGTTGGTATGTATTTGTGTGGGCCAGATTTTTGCTCAACCTTGCTCCTGGGCATTCACTCCTCAAACACAGTTTCTTCGTTTTTCTGTTAACGTTAGCTCTATGTGGAGTTATTCTGGAGTTTTATTTTTGACTTTGATATACTTTCGGTTGGACTCTTCTTTACATACTCACAGTGCTTTGAATAATATATGATTActctcaaaatatatttttatcaaGAGATACTAGATTTTTGTTAGGACAAATTAACAGTAGTCATTGATACAGtagcagcaaaaaaaatttgatttttgtttgtaaAGATTTTAGGTTCTTGTTGCGGACCGAACACTCGATCTCTTTGAAAGGATTAACCGTGTGTATGATGTTTTAATGATTTTAGAACCAAGTTATCATAGGATATGAGATActataacttttgttctagCTTTCAAGATGCTCTTCAGTACTTGATCTTATGTTAATTTTCACCGGTTTCCACTTTGTCTATGTAGAAACAAGATCACGGCATGTGCTAAGCACTATTTGGGTGATGGAGGGACAACCGATGGAATCAACGAAAACAACACCGTTATAAGCAGGCAAGGATTGCGGAGCATCCACATGCCAGCTTATCTTAATGCGATTGTCAAGGGCGTATCAACCGTAATGATCTCCTACTCGAGCTGGAACGGACTAAAAATGCATGCCGATCATTAACTTATCACTGGTTACCTCAAGAACAAACTACGTTTCAGGGTACATAAACGAATTATTGAGGAAgaaataaatgttttttttttgtgtgtgtgttcttcTATCAAAAAATATTGTGAACAGGTAACTAAAGTTAGGTATGAATCGACAAATTATTTCAGGGATTTGTCATCTCTCGGATTGGCAAGGACTTGATCGGATCACAAGTCCACCGCACGCTAACTATACATTCTGGACTGTGGCATACACATGGTTGGTCCTTACCAAAGTAATCTTTCAGAAAGCCTTGTTAATTCCGATGAAGTGAAGAATCTCAAATGGTCCACTTTATCGAACTTGCGTCGTGAAATATAACTTGTGAATTAATCGCACTTGGATTTCTACTCTTAAAAAGAATAAGAAATAGATTTCTTTTGGTGCTTTAGAATGTAGAGAAGAAGAAATAGTCAGTTCTTACTTAAAATGGGATGAACCAGTGGTGAGCTAACTCCCATTTGGTTTGCATTGCTTTTGAAAGTAGTTTACCAAGCAAGCTGATTTGTGTAAACCAAATGGGCCCCAAGCTCACCGTTCTGATTCCTTAGGTAGCGCTGCAAATGTGCCGAGCTATTAGGCTTGGCTCGACTTATTCGGTACATGTGACGAGCTCAAGTTTTCGGCTCATTTAGTACATGAGCTGACGTTCAACATTACAAAGCTCAGTTTGGGTCAAAAAAGCCTGGCTTGTTCGTATAGGCTTGTTAAGTAAGTAAACTGGGCTCAACTCGTTAAGGGTTTGGCTCGTTTAGATATGAACCCAGCTCGAGGTCAAGATTTAGCTTGTTTAGCAAACATATTCCGCTATGTTATGTATTTCCAACATACCTCTCGAGGATTGGTTGGTGATAGTTCGCAGGTGACCACTCACTTTGCGAAAACAGATGTTACCTCGGTGATGTATGTACAGAATCTTTATTTAGATGATTTTCGGAACTACCAAATTGTGACATTTTAGTCTGTCTTTTTCCTTAATATCTATGCTTTTCCCCAGCGATACACAGCTGTGTTCGTTTGGAGGTTCTTCTTGTTCTATTCCTTTTTGTCACCCAAACAGTTGTATAAGGTCTGTAGTTAAGTAAGAGTGAGGGAATGCGCTAGTTGAAAAGTCATTTGGGGCTTAATTTGCTTTTTTACTTTGTGTAACTATTACAGCCAGAATATCTCAAATGTATGCATCTTTTTCTTGCTTCCCTTATCTAAGTATCACTTACAGTTCGGTTTTAATAGTTGGTTGCCATTTAAGCAATTTGCTGGTGAATGGTGCCTACGGAAATAGACATCCGGACAAAGTTATCCTTCCTCTTCCCAGATTAGGAATCTAAtagtgaatgttttttttttcgctctcttcttttctctctctttaggAATACATTTTAAACTTGATGAGCCGTCTATTTCTCTTGAGGAATCGTTAGAAATCATTCCAAACTTAACGAGTGGGTTAGATGTAAATTTCAGAAAACTTGAAACAAGATAAAAGGATTTGAATCGAAAGAGGCATGAATTATGAGAGTTTACCTACACCTTTAGGGTAAGAAAAGCAAGGcaaaaattgcaaaagaaaaaatgatttgaagAGGACATATTTTTTCCTTCCTCTCCAAATTAGGAATCGATGAAGAAATGTTCTTCACtctattttggaaaaattaattataaattattCCAAACTTGACAAGTGGTTTATTTTCTCTTTAGGAATCGTTAGAAATCATTTCAAATATGATCAGCTGTCTAAATGTAAATTTCagaaaacttgaaacaaaagaaaatgatttgaaTCAAAAGATGCATGAATTATGAgagtaattttgttcacctacAGTTTTACCATTGcatttaaataagaaaaatgtgaaaagtttggctcagctcgtttgcGCTGCTATGATCCTAAGCACTCATCCTCCACAAACATGTCACAAAAGGATGAAATCAAATGACAACAACAAAACTGCGATTAACTTTATAACAAAAGGTTGTGGTAAATCCACAACTAAAAAGAGTTTGTTTCCATGCTCATTCGATCACCACCGTACACATCCGGAGACATGGAAGGAATGAGCGGTTTTAAAGATGCACGCACGCAAGCAGCGTTCACGTTAGTGCAGCATCACAATCTGGAAACAGAGACATGCACCAAGTACCTTTTGGGATGCACATTCACTAAAcaagagaaaacaaacaaaaaacctaCTAAgagccttttttcttttcttttggataCCAAAATTCTGATTTGTGAAGTCTGACTGGTTCACTGAAGTTGCCTTCTCTCTCGGTCCGCCTCACAGAATTGCAGCTTTCAGTCTCCTCTTCAACTCCTTCCTGCAACCAGAGGAGAAATAAACAGTTAAAAACCATTCACTAACTAGAAAATTCACATGTATACAATGGCGGACACAAGGGGGTGCCGGGGTGCACAACTTCAAATATCCTCACATATTATACTAGTTTTCCAGGTTACTTTTGAAAAGTTCTATGCGATTGACCCTGCAAGTCCTTCGGTGAAAATTGTTCTTTAAAATTCCTGTGTGTGTGTCAAGTATCCCTAAATTCcaagttatcaatcatttttagGTCGCGTGTACAAAATTAAGCAGCGGCTTTGCGCATAGACACAATCTCATCTCTTCCTTCGACCTCACAAGTAGTAGCATAAACTTATGGAATATATATGTTGTTATCAGCATGGAAATACATGTGTTTGGGGCCCTTGCTAGACGCAAATCCTGCGTCCACTACTGTATGTATAGAATCCTGTGTCTTTATACTTCTTTTTCGTCATCACTCATATGAATTTACAACGTTGTCCTTTCAATTGTTTGCTCACTCACGCATGAAAATATTCTATTCTAAAGTTCGCGTGAATATAGAAAAAAAAGTGCATTGCAGTTTGCAGAAATCAACACGAACTTATACATGCATTTCTCATTTTATACCTCATAAGGTATCTGTCAAGGGTTGATGTAGATAAGAGTCCCCTATTCTCTTCAGCTCTCCTCAGAAGGTAAGGCATAACAAGCTCCACAGGTCCGAAAGGCATGTATTTACTGACTTGAAACCctgcatttttcaaaccaaatgaaagcCCATCTGCCATGCCATACAGTTGAGCAAATTGGAGCTTCTGGTTTCCATTTTGGATACCCAAATCCCGTGCTTTCGCAGCCGCTTTGTTTCCTATCATCCAACATAGCTTATGCATCAAACCAATGCCTCACCAAGCTGTAAGAATGAAAAGATCAAAAGGCATACTGCTACGGACTCAAAATACGTTCATAAGAAAGTATTCGACCAGCGGTCCCCATTTAAAATAAAAGCAACCCCCATTTAAAATAAAAGCAACGGTACCAAAATCAATATAGTActtttcaaaactaaaaggtcTGCATTGTTTTCTATTCAAGATTTACCTGATTTAGTATTAGGGTTCAAAAGGTATAAAATGATAtgaacgaaaaataatttcattacTAGTTTGCTCTTGCCATAGACTGTAGATTCCATTTCGATGAATGCAGCGGTACCAACACTATTTTCGAATAAATGCAACGTTTGCATTTGTTTTCCGTTGGAAATTTACCTGAATCCATGTTGTGAGTCGCAATGATCACCGCGCCAGAGCCACTAGCAATCTTCTCAAGCATGAAAGAGGTGCAGTCATTAAAGCAAGCGTGCGTTTGATCAATAGTATTGTGGATTGGGGACTCAACACCTAGGGAAGTAGCCAAATGTCTTTCGCTCGACATATAAGCTCCCCTCACCAACTTGAACCCCATTGGCACTCCCATTTTCTCAGCAGCATTTGCTGATATGATCAACCTCTCCTTCGCGTCTGTCAAGTAAGTTTGAATCGTCCCGTAAATGATTGGGTTATCCCCCACATTGTACATCAGAGCCGATGAGTACGTGAAGTAGTCTATCCCGGGTTGAACAGAGGTGTCCTCCGCATCGATTGTTAGAGGCACATTGGCTTCAATGCAGCTTTGGCAGATTTTGAGCATCCTTTGTTGAGCTAAGTGGAGATCGGTCTCTTCTTCTACAGTCAGAGGGTCTGGTTTGCTCGGCGTGTGGTAAAAAGGGCTTGAATCGGCGAAAATTGGAAGAGTGTTGAGCTTCCATGGAAGTTGGAAAGACTCATTGTTGTATTCCCATCTCAATAGATCACTTACTCGCTTGAGTAATCCGAGGGGGCAAATGGCAGTGATCTTCACCACAACAAAGCTAACCTGTTCATAGACAATAACCCATTTTTCATAGGTCAAAAATCTGAAATTAAGTATCAATCTAAtctactatttattttttgtaggaaATGTGTGAAACTAGTGTCAAACTAATCTCACCACCGCAGCTAATTTTCTGTTTAAATTTTCTCGATATACAATTCTCAAAGTATAAGAAAATGTAAATCCGAAGTGCACCTACGAAGTAGGGGAGTACGCAGTTATCAATTTAATCACTTGCCTTTCGTTCTTTTTTTGCGTTACATTGGAGAGTGAAAAATCTTTGATGGACGATcttcatatttcaaaaaaaaaaattgtggattTTGTCTCCCCACCAAATTTCACCATTTTTGGGTGAAGAACCAAGTAAGAACTTGAACACCACACCTTGCGCGATTGGTTTAGGTCCGCAGTTCGAGTTAGGTGCTCAGCTTCTGTTTCAACCACTGACACTCCCACGGTCACTCCACTATCCTACcgtctaaaaaaaaacaaatatgaattTTCCCTGTTGTTCATTTCTTACCAAATCACTATGTTCTAACTCAAATACGAAATTATTCAGTTAAAAAAATGTCATCTCTCCCATAAGAaagcaaaaacaacaaaacccaactggaAAATTACAGCGAAATTATTCAGTAGTCTGGGATCCACAACCACACATTCTAGTGGGACAGTAATACTTTGGTGACCACATTTGACTACTACATTTTGGATTTGACTACTACATTTTGGATACCATACGATGTGTCATCGATGCAGCGGGGATTCTGGTGAATAATTACTCAAAATTACATGCAGAAAAAGGCAAAGCACCAAAaaaacagaggagagagagaaaaatttcaTCAATCCAAGTAATGAACAAAAAGTGGGTTGCTCTGTTCTATTAAAAAGCTTACAGAGGAGGTGGGAAGCGACTTGGCCGATTCAACCGTCTCTAGAAACCCTTCCAAATTCCGATCACACGACTCGTTATCAGAGGCGTGTTCCAAGGCATAAACCAGCATCCCTTTCAACCCGGAATCCCAAATCCTCGCCGCCGTCCTAGCCGCCTCCGCGGGGCCTGGGCCGGCGCAGAATTGATCGTAGAAAGTGTGTTTGATCGTCCCCACCGTCGCCTCGCGCAGCAACGGCGTGCGCATGAGCTTGGAGTTCATGACCCACATGCCCAGGTCGATCATCGGCTCGACGGCCGCCGCGTGGAGGTTGACCGCCGACCGGAGGAGCTTACCGGTGGAGACGGAAGAGAAGAGCCCCTTTACGTCATCCACGTCGAGAATCGCGGTGGTAGGAGATGGGTGGTCAACGGCGGTGGGATGAGGAGCCTTAAGGAATTGGTGGAGATTGAGAGGAGAGACGGTGGCGGTGATGGAGGAGTGGGCCGCGGAGTAGTGTGGCTTGGCGAAGGGACGGAGTCTTTGGATGATCTTTGGACATGCAACTCGGTGGGCCATGAAACGtgcaaactctctctctctctctagatgaaAAGGGTAGTGATCAGAGGGGGCAAATGGCCCTTaatcctcttctctctctccctctctctctactctctcccAACCCCACGTCTCATTTTGCAGAGTTTGAGGATGGGAGctatttgtagagagagaaaactatTTTCACTGCTGTATTTTAGGAAGGTGTTaccaagagaaaaataaatctTGTGTAACGGAGGCAGATAAAAAGGAGTAACCGAATGAATGCCCGCAAATGAACGGTAAAATTAGTTCTCGAGATTAGTCGAGATAAGCGGTTGGGACATCGAATCAATCCTTAAATTGGATCTGAGCGGTTAATATTGTACATGTTATACTCTGCATTGGTAGCACAATATAAATGTTAGTATGAGTTAGCTTTCAAATGTTGAGTCATGATACATACATAGGTTGGGATGAAATGAATACTAGGATGTGCGTAATTTTAGTTGAATCTTTCAAGAATTCCAGGGGTGACTCATGGGTGACTCATGAGCAAGAAATTAGGGTTGGTCAAGATGGTAAGAACAAAGTGACACACacaaaattagggtttgaagtGGGTATAGtttatttattgagaaaaatacCAAACGatagttttttttgtcttagAGGATGGAATTTTAGAGCAATGCTACGCTCCCTTTAAAACTTTACTCAAGACCGAACTGCATCtggcagtggcggagccaggattttgacCTCGGGAGAGCTGGCTTTGcagacttattttttttatcagaacatATACTAATTAGTATATCATAAAAAATTCGTTTTCCAATTACATAATTTGTACATTAATTGAAATTATTCTAACCTTACGCAGTTAAAATAtatcaatcattttattttttctttaagcTACTTCAACTGtcacgtgtttattttttaattatgaaaaaaaattaagaaatgagaatataaaatatctgatttttttatcaaatcaaagcaaaattattaaaattataagtagctatatataaataattattaatgatattcaaaatcaaatatatataaattaaaatatccTATATTATTGTACTATGCCATAGTACAACTTTAGTAAAGCCGGTAGTTGCTATATTTAGAAATTTAAGGGGTGCATTTAGAAGGTCCCCTAGAAAACAGTCATAGAAAACAGTCAAGGAAGCGATTAGAATTTGGCACCTCCCTTCGATATAATTACCAAACAAACAATTCAGGTGGGTTCATGCACAATGGAATAAGtgaaaatcttgtttacagaGCACtataaacaaatgtttacaGAGCTTAATCTCAgttgtccaaaatatttttggacggtccgaatttttcaaaaattattcgcgtgaatagtttttttaaaattcggaccattgattgtcgaaacaGAAGTCTAAGATTGTACGGCTCCGTAAATAGGCTGTTTGCAGCAGCTtcgtaaataagtttctctcatggAATAATTGTGTTATGTCTTATGTGTACAAGatttattttgttcattttgggaGCATATAAGTATAAAAGGGGGGCTTGTTTGTAAATACATACATATCGTTTGTGTATGTGAGAAGTTGGCagctaaggctccgtttgttttgatgtttatgttttttcagaaaataaactttaaatttttattttctggtgtttggttggcacttgaaaaatattttcagaaatcgacagAATAatgtagagagatagagagagggcTTTAACGATGTAGAgatatgagaatattggaattgaacatatatgggtcaggactgacgatcgaaTAAACTGAGTAGCGATAATTGCAATAGATGGCATcgggttcatttcgaaaaataacttatggaagatTAAGGAtaaatcattttcatccaattaatagaaaatattttatatgtaaaatatttttcttattttttacacaaccaaataccTGAAATAGGTAAAACTACTGGGAAATATTTTACggccaaacaaacggagcctaaatgcaGAACAGAGGAATCTAAGCAGAGCAGAGGAATCTGAACTCTCTCCACGCAAAGACCCATTTGCCCATATTGAACACATTTTCAACCCATTTAAACCCACCATTTGTATCAAAAAATGTGCCATATGTTTATCTCGGGCCAAACCATTTAAAGTAGTTAATACTGAGTGGACAAACTGGAGTGTCTCCACCAACTAGACCATAAAGAGATTAGAAAGCATGGGGGTTCAATAAATTGTCCAGAATCCTATCTTGATGTTTAAAGCAGTTAATACAGTCACAAGGAGATCGATAGAGGAGGATTGACCCAAGGCCAGTTGTATTCTGACGAAAGATCCGCAGGAGATAACGAAGGGAACCATTAGGCCACTTTGTCCGTTGTCTATTAGCTCATCATCCAAGGCCTACCAAACAATTACTTCATGCGAAAGTACACACTCCGTCCAAAACGaactcaaaattcaaacgaTCCAAAAAACACGTAACTTTGATGTTGCGTCTGAGCTACTACAGAACATTGAAAAGAGTTTTGGAACGCACATTTTGAGATCTCAAGTTTTCAGAAGGTTTGAAGAAAGGGAATAACGGTACCCAACCCAGCCTACGCACAAAATCTCTCAAAGGGACTCATTAAATAATTGCCAAAAGAAAAGCTAAATCTCATGAGGAATTGGAAGAGCACAAATAT
Proteins encoded in this window:
- the LOC131304580 gene encoding uncharacterized protein LOC131304580 isoform X2, with the protein product MTLLRKFELESERHTQFSTEPFVLNFAPEVDIAAGGWHSTALTNDGEVYGWGRGEHGRLGFGNDKSSIMVPQMVQLLVEEDIIQVSCGGTHSVALTRDGRMFLKQDHGMC
- the LOC131304580 gene encoding uncharacterized protein LOC131304580 isoform X3 translates to MTLLRKFELESERHTQFSTEPFVLNFAPEVDIAAGGWHSTALTNDGEVYGWGRGEHGRLGFGNDKSSIMVPQMVQLLVEEDIIQVTMGVVVIPRRCP
- the LOC131304580 gene encoding protein pim1-like isoform X1 codes for the protein MTLLRKFELESERHTQFSTEPFVLNFAPEVDIAAGGWHSTALTNDGEVYGWGRGEHGRLGFGNDKSSIMVPQMVQLLVEEDIIQVHIRDHGSSGHPSEVPINLPPPKNLSGGGEQSLLLVVAVTH
- the LOC131304581 gene encoding proline dehydrogenase 2, mitochondrial-like isoform X1, translating into MAHRVACPKIIQRLRPFAKPHYSAAHSSITATVSPLNLHQFLKAPHPTAVDHPSPTTAILDVDDVKGLFSSVSTGKLLRSAVNLHAAAVEPMIDLGMWVMNSKLMRTPLLREATVGTIKHTFYDQFCAGPGPAEAARTAARIWDSGLKGMLVYALEHASDNESCDRNLEGFLETVESAKSLPTSSVSFVVVKITAICPLGLLKRVSDLLRWEYNNESFQLPWKLNTLPIFADSSPFYHTPSKPDPLTVEEETDLHLAQQRMLKICQSCIEANVPLTIDAEDTSVQPGIDYFTYSSALMYNVGDNPIIYGTIQTYLTDAKERLIISANAAEKMGVPMGFKLVRGAYMSSERHLATSLGVESPIHNTIDQTHACFNDCTSFMLEKIASGSGAVIIATHNMDSGNKAAAKARDLGIQNGNQKLQFAQLYGMADGLSFGLKNAGFQVSKYMPFGPVELVMPYLLRRAEENRGLLSTSTLDRYLMRKELKRRLKAAIL
- the LOC131304581 gene encoding proline dehydrogenase 2, mitochondrial-like isoform X2; its protein translation is MAHRVACPKIIQRLRPFAKPHYSAAHSSITATVSPLNLHQFLKAPHPTAVDHPSPTTAILDVDDVKGLFSSVSTGKLLRSAVNLHAAAVEPMIDLGMWVMNSKLMRTPLLREATVGTIKHTFYDQFCAGPGPAEAARTAARIWDSGLKGMLVYALEHASDNESCDRNLEGFLETVESAKSLPTSSVSFVVVKITAICPLGLLKRVSDLLRWEYNNESFQLPWKLNTLPIFADSSPFYHTPSKPDPLTVEEETDLHLAQQRMLKICQSCIEANVPLTIDAEDTSVQPGIDYFTYSSALMYNVGDNPIIYGTIQTYLTDAKERLIISANAAEKMGVPMGFKLVRGAYMSSERHLATSLGVESPIHNTIDQTHACFNDCTSFMLEKIASGSGAVIIATHNMDSAW